In the Sarcophilus harrisii chromosome 1, mSarHar1.11, whole genome shotgun sequence genome, one interval contains:
- the GLI4 gene encoding zinc finger protein GLI4, whose translation MADLGGEQESPPVPSPISFSSPGITPGSHRHKAQLHLHDHQHGFTVSKPDVISLLQEEEELSGSDFQGIQETEISRDNYTDSESEIELLTPKQEVSEEAEEHGGMLKSLLRNVPRGPKFAEPCEREDSLERQMGNSAGGRERISLSQKRGSWHMTVLHQEAPPVEGSPGCNEFGGSFSLSSSFMTRQGGSLGGKPHKCDTCGKCFKYNSLLIKHQRIHTGEKPYECSDCGKCFRGWSGFIQHHRIHTGEKPYECNECGKAFSHSSHFTQHLRIHNGEKPYKCNECGQAFSQSSNLIRHQRLHTGEKPYECSECGKAFIWSSVLIEHQRIHTGEKPYECNECGKAFRGRSHFFRHLRTHTGEKPFECNECGKAFGQSSQLIQHQRIHYRE comes from the exons ATGGCAGACCTGGGGGGAGAACAGGAATCACCTCCTGTTCCATCCCCCATCAGTTTTTCATCACCTGGGATAACTCCTGGATCTCATCGCCACAAGGCACAGCTCCACCTCCATGATCATCAACATG GATTTACAGTTTCCAAACCTGATGTAATTTCCTTGCTGCAGGAAGAGGAAGAACTATCTGGCTCTGATTTTCAAGGAATTCAAGAAACAGAGATCTCAAGAGATAACTACACAG ATTCTGAGTCTGAGATTGAATTGTTAACACCAAAGCAAGAAGTATCTGAAGAAGCAGAAGAACATGGAGGGATGTTGAAAAGTCTCCTCAGGAATGTTCCTCGAGGACCCAAATTCGCAGAACCCTGTGAACGAGAGGACAGTTTAGAAAGGCAAATGGGAAACTCTGCTGGGGGCAGAGAGAGGATATCCCTCTCCCAGAAGCGAGGTTCCTGGCATATGACAGTCCTTCACCAGGAGGCTCCCCCAGTAGAAGGGAGCCCAGGATGTAATGAATTTGGGGGAAGCTTTAGTCTAAGCTCAAGCTTTATGACACGTCAGGGAGGCTCCCTAGGAGGGAAACCCCATAAATGTGACACCTGTGGTAAATGCTTCAAATATAATTCATTACTTATTAaacaccagagaattcacactggagagaaaccctatgaatgCAGTGATTGTGGGAAATGTTTCAGAGGGTGGTCAGGCTTTATTCAACATCacagaattcacactggagagaagccttatgaatgtaatgaatgtgggaaagccttcagtcaCAGTTCACATTTTACTCAACACCTGAGAATTCATAATGGAGAGAagccctataaatgtaatgaatgtgggcaAGCTTTCAGCCAGAGCTCAAATCTCATTCGACACCAGAGacttcacactggagagaaaccctatgagtgtagtgaatgtgggaaagctttcatTTGGAGCTCAGTGCTCATTGAgcaccagagaattcacactggggagaaaccctatgaatgcaatgagtgtgggaaagccttcagagGGAGGTCACACTTTTTTCGACACCTGAGAACTCACACTGGAGAAAAGCCTTTTGAATGCAATGAATGCGGGAAAGCCTTCGGTCAGAGCTCACAACTTATACAGCATCAGAGAATCCACTACAGAGAATAA